From the genome of Synchiropus splendidus isolate RoL2022-P1 chromosome 17, RoL_Sspl_1.0, whole genome shotgun sequence, one region includes:
- the LOC128748167 gene encoding sodium/hydrogen exchanger 6-like, producing the protein MVSATRRSRGLIPSATAALLLLLLTVGRGESDVMDNVATERMAEESHRQDSANLLIFIMLLTLTILTIWLFKHRRFRFLHETGLAMIYGLLVGVILRFGVHIPASMSDVVLSCAVNASPATLLVNVSGRFYEYTLKGEVSRGKGHQLQDDEMLRKVTFDPEVFFNILLPPIIFHAGYSLKRRHFFRNIGSILAYAFMGTVISCFVIGLIMYGFVSFMKVVGQLGGDFYFTDCLFFGAIVSATDPVTVLAIFNELKVDVDLYALLFGESVLNDAVAIVLSSSIVAYQPAGDNSHSFEAMALLKSFGIFLGVFSGSFSLGVATGVMTAFVTKFTKLRDFPLLETALFFLMSWSTFLLAEACGFTGVVAVLFCGITQAHYTYNNLSPESQDRTKQLFELLNFLAENFIFSYMGLTLFSFQSHVFNPLFIIGAFVAVFLGRAANIYPLSFLLNLGRKNKIGSNFQHVMMFAGLRGAMTFALSIRDTATYARQMMFSTTLLIVFFTVWICGGGTMPMLSFMSIPVGVNPDQENSSSTMLDGSQRRNTKHESAWPFRIWYNFDRNYLKPLLTHSGPPLTATLPACCGPLARCLTSPQAYENEGRLHDEDLDFILNDANVSSMYADVTVSTDVSGSHLKNMKGSSMGRTGANLSDDALDRELALADSEVAIRGTRLVLPMDDPVEPPTTVTLPPPPSPPHSDPRRHRL; encoded by the exons ATGGTTTCAGCTACGAGGCGCTCCCGCGGCCTGATACCGTCCGCCACGgcggctctgctgctgctgctgctgacggtCGGCCGCGGGGAGAGCGACGTGATGGACAACGTCGCCACGGAGCGGATGGCTGAGGAGAGCCACCGCCAGGACAGCGCCAACCTGCTCATATTCATAATGCTCTTAACGCTCACCATTTTGACCATTTGGCTCTTCAAACACAGGAGATTCAGGTTCCTGCACGAGACTGGGCTGGCGATGATCTACG GATTGTTGGTGGGTGTCATCCTGCGCTTTGGCGTTCACATACCTGCCAGCATGTCCGACGTGGTCTTGAGCTGCGCTGTCAACGCCAGTCCTGCCACCCTGCTGGTGAACGTGAGCGGGCGTTTTTACGAGTACACTCTGAAGGGCGAGGTCAGCCGCGGGAAGGGCCACCAGCTGCAGGACGACGAAATGCTGAGAAAG gtgacctttgacccggaGGTGTTTTTCAACATTCTGCTGCCGCCCATCATCTTCCACGCTGGTTACAGTTTAAAAAGG AGACATTTCTTCAGGAACATTGGCTCCATCTTGGCCTATGCCTTCATGGGCACAGTCATTTCCTGCTTTGTAATCGG GCTGATCATGTACGGCTTTGTGTCCTTCATGAAAGTGGTTGGCCAGCTGGGCGGAGACTTCTACTTCACAGACTGTCTCTTCTTCGGGGCTATTGTTTCTGCAACTGACCCAG TGACGGTGCTGGCCATCTTCAACGAGCTGAAGGTGGATGTGGACTTGTATGCGCTGCTCTTCGGGGAGAGCGTTCTGAACGACGCCGTGGCAATCGTCCTCTCTTC GTCCATCGTGGCGTACCAGCCGGCCGGGGACAACAGCCACAGCTTCGAGGCCATGGCCTTGTTAAAGTCCTTCGGTATCTTCCTCGGGGTCTTCAGCGGATCCTTCTCTCTCGGAGTCGCCACCGGAGTCATGACGGCCTTC GTCACCAAGTTCACCAAGCTGCGAGACTTCCCCCTGCTGGAGACGgcgctcttcttcctcatgtcGTGGAGCACCTTCCTCCTCGCCGAGGCCTGCGGGTTCACAG GTGTGGTCGCGGTGCTGTTCTGCGGCATCACTCAGGCCCACTACACCTACAACAACCTCTCTCCTGAGTCCCAGGACCGGACCAAACAG CTCTTTGAACTGCTCAACTTCCTGGCGGAGAACTTCATCTTCAGCTACATGGGTCTGACGCTCTTCTCCTTCCAGTCACACGTCTTCAACCCGCTCTTCATCATCGGAGCTTTT GTGGCGGTGTTTCTGGGTCGCGCTGCTAACATCTACCCGTTGTCTTTCTTGCTCAACCTTGGACGCAAAAATAAGATTGGATCCAACTTCCAGCACGTCATGATGTTCGCAG GTCTGCGCGGTGCGATGACCTTTGCCCTCTCCATCCGTGACACGGCCACCTATGCCCGTCAGATGATGTTCTCCACGACGCTCCTCATCGTTTTCTTCACCGTGTGGATCTGCGGAGGTGGCACCATGCCCATGCTCTCCTTCATGAGTATCCC GGTCGGGGTGAACCCAGATCAGGAAAATTCG AGCTCCACCATGTTGGACGGGTCACAGAGGAGGAACACCAAACACGAGAGCGCCTGGCCTTTCAGGATCTGGTACAACTTTGACCGGAA CTACCTGAAGCCCCTGCTGACCCACAGTGGACCCCCACTCACCGCCACACTGCCTGCCTGCTGTGGCCCGCTGGCTCGCTGCCTCACCAGCCCACAGGCTTATGAG AACGAAGGACGGCTCCACGATGAAGACTTGGACTTCATCCTGAATGACGCCAACGTGAGCTCCATGTACGCCGACGTCACCGTCAGCACCGATGTGTCCGGATCTCACTTGAAGAACATGAAGGGTTCCTCTATGGGGCGCACGGGAGCAAACCTGTCCGACGACGCGCTAGACCGGGAGCTAGCGCTGGCCGACAGCGAGGTAGCGATTCGGGGAACGCGTCTGGTCCTGCCCATGGACGACCCGGTGGAGCCGCCCACCACAGTCACGCTCCCGCCACCGCCCTCGCCCCCGCACTCGGACCCGCGACGGCACAGACTGTGA